A stretch of Chitinophaga caeni DNA encodes these proteins:
- a CDS encoding cupin-like domain-containing protein, with amino-acid sequence MQVKSIDRVEEITIEEFKKDYFLPKRPLVIKGLSKNWSALSKWTWEYFKSIVGDKTVGVYNNTRASANTPVNGADEYIRFGQYLDMIQQGPVALRIFLFNIFQHAPQLVEDFSWPDEFMGGFLKKYPMLFVGGAGSVAHMHYDIDMSHIMHTQFIGRKRVLLLENNQSELIYRMPYTVESAASFVNWADHLETEHFPALNYARGFTAILEHGDTLFMPGGYWHHMEYMESGFAMSLRALDHTLAGKLNGLYHIAGMRNINNLLIKLAPEWWYHKKRDIAKRRADRAINRLPAKLDSL; translated from the coding sequence ATGCAAGTGAAATCTATTGATCGCGTAGAGGAGATTACTATCGAGGAGTTTAAAAAAGATTACTTTTTGCCAAAGAGGCCTTTAGTGATAAAAGGTCTTTCAAAAAATTGGTCTGCTCTTTCTAAATGGACATGGGAATATTTTAAATCAATCGTCGGTGATAAAACGGTAGGGGTATATAATAATACCCGTGCTTCGGCTAATACGCCGGTAAATGGCGCCGATGAATATATCCGTTTCGGTCAATACCTCGATATGATCCAGCAGGGGCCTGTTGCCCTGAGGATATTCCTTTTCAACATATTTCAGCATGCCCCGCAACTGGTGGAAGACTTTTCCTGGCCCGATGAGTTTATGGGCGGCTTCTTGAAGAAGTACCCGATGCTATTTGTCGGCGGTGCGGGCTCGGTTGCCCACATGCATTACGATATCGATATGTCGCATATTATGCATACGCAGTTCATTGGCAGGAAACGTGTGCTCCTATTGGAGAATAATCAATCGGAGTTGATATACCGGATGCCGTATACCGTGGAAAGCGCCGCTAGTTTCGTTAACTGGGCCGACCACTTGGAAACGGAACATTTCCCGGCATTGAATTATGCCCGCGGGTTTACGGCTATCCTGGAGCATGGCGATACGCTTTTTATGCCGGGCGGTTACTGGCACCACATGGAATATATGGAAAGCGGCTTCGCTATGAGCCTAAGGGCCTTAGATCATACCTTGGCCGGGAAGTTAAACGGCTTATACCATATTGCCGGTATGCGGAACATTAATAACTTATTAATTAAGTTGGCTCCCGAATGGTGGTATCATAAGAAAAGGGATATCGCCAAAAGGCGGGCTGACAGGGCTATCAATAGATTACCTGCAAAACTTGATTCATTATAA